One Alnus glutinosa chromosome 3, dhAlnGlut1.1, whole genome shotgun sequence genomic region harbors:
- the LOC133862527 gene encoding FAM10 family protein At4g22670-like — MSMEKSTKASLFLVLLLAAFLIGTEGGRDVPKKDNVYHPQNFLGLGLGWPFLGGWPCWNHFFGFPGGIGGAGKGLPGSGPGLGGLIPGLGGLIPGIGGPGPKGDGGIPKADINGAKGTSP; from the coding sequence ATGAGTATGGAGAAGAGTACTAAGGCTTCGCTCTTTTTGGTCCTCTTACTTGCGGCATTCCTGATTGGTACGGAAGGAGGAAGGGATGTTCCAAAGAAAGATAATGTGTACCATCCTCAGAATTTCTTGGGCTTAGGCCTGGGTTGGCCATTTCTTGGCGGATGGCCTTGCTGGAACCATTTTTTCGGATTCCCTGGTGGTATTGGTGGTGCTGGCAAAGGCCTTCCTGGTTCTGGTCCTGGTCTCGGGGGTCTTATTCCTGGTCTCGGAGGCCTTATTCCTGGTATCGGAGGCCCGGGCCCTAAAGGTGATGGGGGCATCCCTAAAGCTGATATTAATGGAGCTAAAGGCACATCTCCATGA
- the LOC133864456 gene encoding uncharacterized protein LOC133864456 produces the protein MSTRAARGAPVRGYRRRKAILDLDLNTAPPSDSRDQEGTSTQAVPNEIETGQSGRSVPAMIDVEAIDDDVIESSPRAFAEAKNNSRRNGGRAIVDVDIDERTRVTQNNRNKRRRAPPNQTIINCDLYINLESSSNSTRENVTKLPSPPKEPTFSCPICMGPLVEEMSTRCGHIFCKTCIKTAISTQNKCPTCRKNVTVRELIRIFLPSTS, from the exons ATGAGCACTCGGGCGGCCAGGGGGGCTCCTGTAAGAGGGTATCGTCGTAGGAAGGCGATACTGGACTTAGACCTCAACACTGCACCACCAAGTGATAGTCGGGATCAGGAGGGGACTTCGACTCAAGCGGTGCCTAATGAAATTGAAACTGGCCAATCAGGGCGGTCTGTACCTGCTATGATTGATGTCGAAGCCATTGATGATGATGTCATTGAATCCTCCCCCAGGGCTTTTGCTGAA GCCAAAAACAATTCTAGAAGGAATGGTGGAAGGGCTATAGTGGATGTGGATATAG ATGAAAGGACTAGGGTTACCCAGAATAACCGCAACAAGCGTAGAAGAGCTCCACCCAACCAAACAATTATTAATTGTGATTTATACATAAATTTGGAAAGCAGTAGCAATTCTACG AGAGAGAATGTGACAAAGCTACCTTCACCGCCAAAGGAGCCCACCTTTAGCTGTCCAATTTGCATGGGTCCTTTAGTGGAGGAAATGTCGACGAGGTGTGGTCACATATTCTGTAAGACATGTATTAAGACTGCAATAAGTACACAGAATAAGTGCCCCACCTGTAGGAAAAACGTCACAGTGAGAGAACTCATTAGAATCTTCCTTCCTTCAACCAGTTGA
- the LOC133864140 gene encoding uncharacterized protein LOC133864140, translating to MVREQRVESFYAKLRESAIASSCSPLLVFPSTSDVDSLCALKIIFHVLESDSVRYACYPVSSFQEIHNYAGPSLCSSDEPLSILLINWGCHRDLRKVLNLGPAARVFVVDSHRPIHLHNLSEQNERVVVLYTLDDEQQTDLAYDFDVSALANVSDLNSDDEVDEESDSEDENDSESEEEEDGGGSRKRRRVSEDNKDDPVQVFRKLKREYYHMGTFHGKPSGCLMYDLSHSLRKNTNELLWLACVSLTDQFVHERLTDERYQAGVMELEQHINSSGNLEAVTSVTLKDGTKIRAPNASRIAYEDEPRLMLLQEWNLFDSMLCSSYIATKLKTWNDNGMKKLKLLLARMGFALVDCQQKFQYMNLEVKRKMKDEFERFLPEYGLTDFYYRSFLRLHGYRSRVSAADVVYGVTALLESFVTSNGSCASKQFGLAYDALSLSNLDTLKAGMHNAIKVQRSILRQGSTAITKSGCIRSGRKFRWVKLEDSVDTKLLGYPQALTKFCYFLMDALREKGARMKPLLCACLSQEPNKVLIVGVCGKPRLGAVQGNAFGIAFRNAAEETGAEFFHELFESSWIVLDAAAVNSFMVRLTEKL from the coding sequence ATGGTGAGGGAGCAAAGGGTTGAGTCGTTTTATGCGAAGCTCCGTGAATCGGCGATCGCTTCGTCTTGCTCTCCTCTGCTCGTATTCCCGTCCACCTCTGATGTGGACTCACTCTGTGCCCTCAAGATCATTTTCCATGTCCTCGAATCTGATTCCGTTCGATACGCGTGCTATCCGGTCTCGTCGTTTCAGGAAATTCACAACTACGCCGGGCCCAGTTTGTGCTCGTCCGATGAGCCCCTTTCCATTCTTTTGATAAATTGGGGGTGCCATAGGGACTTAAGGAAGGTCCTGAATTTAGGTCCGGCGGCTCGTGTTTTTGTGGTTGATAGTCATCGGCCCATTCATTTGCACAATTTGAGTGAGCAGAACGAAAGGGTAGTTGTGCTTTACACGCTGGATGACGAACAACAGACTGATTTGGCTTACGATTTTGATGTTTCGGCTTTGGCGAATGTGAGTGATTTGAATAGTGATGATGAGGTTGATGAGGAGTCTGACAGTGAAGATGAGAATGACAGTGAGAGTGAGGAAGAGGAGGATGGGGGCGGGTCGAGAAAGCGGAGGAGGGTTTCAGAAGACAATAAGGATGACCCAGTTCAAGTTTTCAGGAAATTGAAGAGGGAATATTATCATATGGGTACTTTCCATGGAAAGCCGTCCGGGTGTTTGATGTATGATTTGTCGCATTCTTTGAGGAAGAACACAAATGAGCTGCTTTGGTTGGCTTGCGTTTCATTGACGGATCAGTTTGTTCATGAGAGGCTAACTGATGAGAGGTACCAAGCTGGGGTTATGGAGCTTGAACAGCACATCAACAGCTCGGGGAATTTGGAAGCAGTAACTTCGGTGACTCTCAAAGACGGGACAAAGATTCGAGCACCCAATGCATCTAGAATTGCATACGAAGATGAACCGAGGCTAATGCTCTTACAGGAGTGGAATTTATTTGATTCAATGTTGTGTTCTTCGTATATTGCGACTAAATTGAAAACATGGAATGACAATGGGATGAAAAAACTCAAGCTTCTTCTAGCCCGGATGGGATTTGCACTTGTGGATTGCCAGCAGAAGTTTCAGTACATGAACCTTGAAGTAAAACGGAAGATGAAAGATGAGTTTGAACGGTTTTTACCTGAGTATGGGCTTACTGATTTCTACTACAGGAGTTTCTTGCGGTTACATGGTTATCGCTCAAGGGTGTCAGCAGCGGATGTGGTGTATGGGGTTACTGCGCTGCTTGAATCATTTGTGACATCGAATGGCTCTTGTGCTTCCAAGCAGTTTGGCTTAGCTTATGATGCACTGTCCTTGAGCAATCTTGATACGCTGAAAGCTGGAATGCATAATGCAATCAAGGTACAAAGGTCAATTCTTAGACAAGGAAGCACAGCAATAACTAAGAGCGGTTGTATAAGAAGTGGAAGGAAATTCCGGTGGGTAAAGCTTGAAGACTCGGTGGACACAAAGCTTCTGGGTTACCCCCAGGCGTTGactaaattttgttattttctgatggaTGCCTTGCGAGAGAAGGGAGCAAGAATGAAGCCTTTGCTCTGTGCTTGCTTATCTCAAGAGCCAAACAAGGTATTGATCGTAGGAGTTTGTGGAAAGCCTCGACTTGGGGCAGTTCAAGGAAATGCATTTGGAATTGCATTTAGAAATGCAGCCGAGGAGACTGGAGCAGAATTTTTCCATGAGTTGTTCGAATCTTCTTGGATAGTCTTGGATGCAGCTGCAGTTAATTCCTTTATGGTCAGGTTGACTGAAAAACTCTGA